CCTCTCCGCCTCCTCCCTGCCATCAGGGTATCTGTGTCTGGGGCCTGAGCATCTCAAAATGCAGCCCCACAACTGCTTCTTGGGACATGGcctaaaaaggaacaaactgggAAGCTCTCTGCACCTATTGCCAACATAATCAGTAGTTGAGAACCCCAGGACAGCAGAGCATCTCAGCTTTTCTGTGACTGTTTGCCTTGGGTTCTCTGACTGCACCCAGCCCTTTCATCTTCCCCCCTTCCTGCCTTATTTCCTCACTGTCTGTTCACTGTTGTCGCCCCAGCAGCCAGCACACAGTGGGTGTGTAATCAGTACTCCTGAGGACACCCTGTGGCTTGTGCTTCATCCCTTTTCTTCACCAGCCTTGTCCCCATGTCAGGTGCTCCAGGAACTGATCTTCTTCCTGCACCGCCTCGCTTCCGTGAGTAGGGACTATGCCGTGGTGCTGAATCAGCTGGGAGCCCGAGATGCCATCTCCAAGGCTCTGGAAAAGCATCTGGGCAAACTGGAGCTGGCTCAGGAGCTGCGGGACATGGTGTTCAAGTGTGAGAAGCATGCCCATCTCTACCGGAAACTCACCACCAACATCCTGGGAGGCTGTATCCAGgtcaggagggagggaagggggaagctCGGGGGTTCGCAGCTGGGTAAGAATATGAACCCTGAGCAGTGGCAGTGGGAAAAAGATGTGTTCCTGAAGTTGGGAAAGGTAGGAGAGTCTAGTGGACCCCAGGGCATTTGTTCTCTGCACTCCcttccccatctggtcctgctGTGCCAGGTTCCAGAGGAAGTCCCATTGCTGCTGGGTCTTGTTCCTCCATACATGTTTCCATATGTTCTCCACAtgtgtccctccctccttcctgtgcCCCTTCTCTCTGCTGTTCTGGCTGCAGATGGTGCTGGGCCAGATCGAGGACCACCGACGAACCCACCGACCCATCAACATCCCCTTCTTTGACGTGTTCCTCAGATATCTGTGCCAGGGTCTGTGCCTCTCCCCACATTACTCCACACCCCTACAcctgtgtctgtttccttccaTACCAACCAGGCTGTGACAGCCACCCCCTCCCACTTGCCCCCAGGTTCCAGTATGGAAGTGAAGGAGGACAAGTGCTGGGAGAAAGTGGAGGTGTCCTCTAACCCACACCGGGCCAGCAAGCTGACGGACCGCAACCCCAAGACCTACTGGGAGTCCAGCGGCAGCGCCGGCTCCCACTACATCACCTTGCACATGCACCAGGGCATTCTCATCAGGTAGCACACTCCACACGTGCACCTAGCCACACATATACGCTTTGTTGTGACTTCCTTGTGTTTGTCTTGGGGGAAGCACCATTCCCCCACCTTGAACCCAGATGTGACGAAAGGGGCCCCTTGGCTCTGTCTGTAGACATGACTTGTTCCGGTTCTGATTGTttcctcttccctgctcccaggCAGCTGACTCTGCTAGTGGCTGGTGAAGACTCGAGCTATATGCCAGCCAGGGTGGTGGTGTTTGGGGGTGACAGCACCAACTCTCTTAACACGGAACTCAACTCGGTAAGGACTCCTATGCCATTAGACCACCCTTCACAGGGTCTGCCCTCCCGCCCAGACTCCTAACCTCCTAAATTCTTCCCTGTCTTGAGCCCTTTAGAAAGTAGAATCCTTTCTCCCTGTGCCATTGTGATGGCCTCAGGCCCTGAGCAGCGAGGGTGGCACTGAGACCCCTTGGTCAGGACCCTACACTTTCCTGGGCCGAGGGAGGAAGAGAACAGGAGCAGACTCCTCATCCACACACGGGGAGCTGACAGCCCTCTCTGCCCTGCACCAGGTCAATGTGATGCCCTCTGCCAGCCGGGTGATCCTGCTGGAGAACCTGACCCGCTTCTGGCCCATCATCCAGATCCGCATAAAGCGCTGCCAACAGGTTTGGCAGGGGCCTGGGGTATGGTCTGGGTGTCTGGAGCTCTGGGTTCTATAACTATTGCAGATTGTGAGCCAGAGCTCCAGCCTGGGGTGTGGACAGCTCCAGGAGGCAGGCACATAGGTGTGACTGCCTCCCCCCAGCTCTGAGGAGAATGTGGGGCAGGTGAAAACAGGCCTATGCACCTCACAGGGCGGCATTGACACGCGCATTCGGGGGTTGGAGGTCCTGGGCCCCAAGCCCACATTCTGGCCAGTGTTTCGGGAGCAGCTGTGTCGTCACACACGTCTCTTCTACATGGTTCGGGCACAGGCCTGGAGCCAGGACATAGCAGAAGACCGCAGGAGCCTCCTGCACCTGAGCTCTAGGTGTGTgcgagcatgtgtgtgtgtgtggctgtgtgtttGTGAAAGGTAAGAGTAATACAGGTGGCCCTAGGCAGGGTTCTGTGGAGGGTGTATATGGAGGGTTAACATGCTTGGGCAGGGGGCTGGAGTGTTCTGTGgtttggggaaggaaagaaagaataaagagaagagaTTTTTCTGGTGGGCTCGGAAGAGAATGTGCCAGTTAACACAGGGGAGCTTCAAAGCACTGGGTCGAGATTTGGTCTGGTTGCTAGGGGCTAGCCGGCAGCCTGAGACTGGAGGGATGCTGGGGTAACTTATGCCTCGAGCCCCTGACACCTGCCTCCCCCATCCTTACCCCCAGACTCAATGGGGCTCTGCGCCAGGAGCAGAATTTTGCTGATCGCTTCCTCCCTGATGACGAGGCCGCCCAAGCACTGGGCAAGACCTGCTGGGAGGCCCTGGTCAGCCCCCTGGTGCAGAACATCACCTCCCCTGGTAACCATCCTGACCCCGGGCCCCACTAACCAGCCCCTTCTTGCTCTGCCCTAGAGCCACGTGCGTTATGTTCTTGGCCCTTTGGGTACTTGTGTTGGTTTGGTACCCCAgtgtccctctcctcccagcccagggGCCATCTCCCTTCCCATGTCTCCCAGGTGCCAGCTGACACCATAAAGACAGGGGGTGCCTAGCTACCTGCCTCCATCCCTGCCCCCCTGTACCTTCTGTCCAATCCCTCATTCTCGGTGCTTTTGTCCAGTccagcttctcccactgccctggAGACATGCCCTGCCTTGGCTTGTTCTTCCCAACCTCCAGATGAGGATGGCATCAGCCCCCTGGGCTGGCTGCTGGACCAGTACCTGGAGTGTCGGGAGGCTGCCCACAACCCCCAGAGCCGCGCAGCTGCATTCTCCTCACGGGTGCGCCGCCTCACCCACCTGCTGGTGCACGTGGAGCCCTGTGAGGCGCCCCTTCCAGCAGCAGCTGCTCCTCGGACCAGTGAGTATCTGGGATTCGGGTGGGAGCTCGGTAAGAAGTGTTTctctgtgccccctgccccttcACTCTAcagccttctgcccctcctcacactTTCCTTCCCTACCCACTCAGTCTGTTCATCTTCCAAGTTTGTGTCACCCCCACCCAGGAGCAGCATTTTGTGGTGGCAGCATGTCAGGAAGGACCCAGGGCTCCCCTTTGTCTGAGGATCCATGAGCTGAGAGGCTGCCCCCTGCCTAGCTCCTTCCCCTGTCTCCACAGAGAGCAGAAACAGAAGCCATGACTGGAGCTCCCTGGCTACCCGGGGGCTTCCCAGCAGCATCGTGAGAAACCTGACCCGCTGTTGGCAGGCCGTGGTGGAGGAGCAGGTGGGCAGGAGCTGGTgccggggagggagggtggaatTGGATAGTGGGTGGCATGCCGGGCTGTCCCTTTACATGGGGACTGCTTCCCTCCAGGTGAACAACTTTCTGACATCACACTGGCGGGATGATGATTTTGTGCCGCGCTACTGTGAACACTTTCATAATCTGCAGAAGTCGAGCTCCGAGCTGTTTGGGCCACGGGCAGCTTTCTTGCTGGCGCTGCAGAATGGCTGTGCTGGTGGCTTGCTGAAGCTCCCATTTCTCAAAGCTGCCCACGTAAGCCTCTAGCCCTCACTTCTCCTGTGATGTTTGGGGCCCCTCCCTACAAACCCTCCTTTTCCACCTCCTCAGAATGACTACCCTTCTATTCCCATTACAGCAAGGAACATGGATTGGTATATAACCaagtttttgaaaattcaaagaaaaacaaatggtgaCGGTGTGCAGTcctaatatatcttttttatttcattttatttttttagtcctaatatattttaatatgccttctgtttctttttttaataaagattttatttttttaaggttttatttatttattcatgagagacacagagagagaggcagaaacacaggcagagggagaagcaggctccttgcagggagcctgatgtgggactcgataccagggccccaggatcatgccctgagctgaaggcagatgctcaaccgctgagccacccaggcatcccagccacccaggctggctggctggcttatttatttgtttgtttttgagagagagtgcacgcacaagcagggggagggccaaaggaagagagagcagcagactccccgctgagcagggagcctgacactgggcttgatcccaggagcctgggattaggatgtgagctgaaggcaaatgcttgactgagccacccaggtgcccttgaccATTATATTAAAAGCCTttttcaagggtgcctgggtggctcagtcagctaagcatctgctttcagctcaggtcctgatctcagggtctgggattgagccctgcatcagccccacgttagccccacatcaggctccctgctcagcgggaaacctacttttccctctccctccacccctctgctcatgttctctctctctctcaaataaataaaatcttaaaaaaaaataaataaaagcctttttCAGTGTTGCTCtttgtccttattttttatttttgtataaattcCATCTAATGGATGTCCTGGAATTTGCTCTGCCATTCCcagcattccataaatatttaataagtgcTTAAAATGTGTCCGACACTGTGGTAAGAGCTGAAGATAGACAAAGTCCCTCTCCTCCAATCGATAGTCTTCCAGGGAAGGGGTACAGTTGGGCAGATGATAAAGTAGGACAGGCTAAGCACACTGGCAAGCTGACAGTGCTGCAGGAGGAGCTGAGGCAGTGGCTGCTCAAGCTGCTTCCGGCTGTTCTGCTGGGCCAGTGACATTGCAGCGTGACCAACTGTGCACATAAATCATTTCCTTGCATCAAATTATTGTTATTAGTTTAGTCTTTAGACATGTTCAGTGTGGAAAGAAACAGCTCTTAATTGTTacctgggggcagcctgggtggctcagcggtttagcgccgccttcagtccaggacgtgatcctggagacccgggatcgagtcccacgtcaggctccctgcatggagcctgcatctccctctgcctgtgtctctgcctctctctctgtgtctctcatgaataaataaaatctttttttaaaaattgttaacttgtacaacagttaacagtttttttttttttttaattttttttttttttttttttatttatgatagtcacagagagagagagagaggcagagacacaggcagagggagaagcaggctccatgcaccgggagcccgatgtgggattcgatctcgggtctccaggatcgcgccctgggccaaaggcaggcgccaaaccgctgcgccacccagggatccccagttaacAGTTTTAAAAGAGTTTGGTAAAAGTGTTGACCAACTTAGGAAGCAGCTCAGCTGTTCATATCTACTTCCTCAGACCTTCCTCTGCTCCCATTTACCTCCTCCAGTTGCTTGTCCATGATTTTCGTGTGCCCCTCTCATTGCCCAGGTGAGTGAGCAGTTTGCCCGGCACATTGACCAGCGGATCCAGGGCAGCCGCATTGGTGGAGCCCGGGGAATGGAGATGCTGGCGCAGCTGCAGCGGTGCCTGGAGACAGTCCTAATTTTCTCTGGCCTGGAGATAGCCACCACCTTCGAGCATTACTACCAGTGAGTGGGCCTAGGGAGTGGTGGAGGGAGTGCTGGGGTGGGGAGCAAATGACAGGGGCTGGGACAGCTCCAGCTCATGGAACCTGAGGGTCTGGGGTGGTTGGCAGGCTGGAGTCCCAGAGCAGGCACTGAGGCTCGCCTGCTCTGTGTGTGCTGCAGGCACTACATGGCCGACCGTCTCCTGGGCGTGGGCTCCAGCTGGCTGGAGGGGGCTGTGCTGGAGCAGATCGGCCCCTGCTTCCCCAACCGCCTCCCCCAGCAGATGCTACAGAGCCTGAGCACCTCTGAGGAGCTGCAGCGCCAGTTCCATGTCTACCAGCTCCAGCGGCTCGATCAGGAGCTCCTGAAGCTAGAGGACACCGAGAAGAAGATACAGGTGGGCTCCAGCAGAAGGAGGCGAGGAGCAGGCCAGTGGAGGCCCAGCAGCTGTCGGGAACCCTGTGTTTCTTCTTCAGGGGGGCCATGAGACCAGTGACAAGGAACACaagggagagaaggcagaggaagcagagggagctgTGGTCACAAACGtggtagaggaggaggaggaggaggaaaatgaggatCTCTACTATGAGGGGGCAATGCCCGAAGTGTCTGTGCTAGTCCTGTCACCTCGCTGCTGGCCCATTGCCTCCATCTGCCACACGCTGAACCCCAGAACCTGCCTGCCCTCCTACCTCAGGGGCACTTTGAACCGATACTCCAACTTCTACAGCAAGAGTGAGGAGTCAGAAAAAAGATGGGATTTGGGGaaagagcctggggtgggggtgggggtgggccttGGGTGGGAGCCTCGGTGGGCTGGATTTGAGAAGAAAGGGCAGGAGCTTAGGTTTGGGGTGAGGGCTGGGACTGTCAAGCACCAGGTCCCCAAGCTGTTGCCTTTTCtgttcttaaaacaaacaaaggacTTTCTTGAAAGaacagggcggggtgggggggatagaTGCAAGGGAACTTGAGACCACCGGAAAGGACTTCTCTTCCGTGGCAGAGGTCTGGCTTCTGGTCAGTCATCATAATCTAGGCTCGCCACTGGTCCTGGGCTGGGCAGCAACATAGGAAGGGGAAGAGACTCAGAGCCTGCCCTCGGAGGGCTCCCAGACTAACCAGGGAGACCTCATTCCTACTCTTCTGGATATTCGTTTGATGAGAGCCCCAGGCCTTCCTCACTTCATGGTTTCCCCCAACCCCCAAAATGGGGAACTTCTGGAAGGCACTGATCAGAGTCCGCCGGCACAAGACTTACCTGAGGCAGACACAGAGAAGGCTGCTCTAGAAGTTCAGACCTGGAGCCACAGTGTCTGTAAACACTGGCCGCACACTATGCAGGGATTAGCAGGGGTAGGGCTCAACCAACAGTCCCCCCTCACCAGCCCTGATCCTTCTCAGGTCAGAGCTACCCGGCCTTGGAGCAGGGCCTGAAGAGGCGGTTGCAGTGGACGTGGCTGGGCCGGGCCGAGCTGCAGTTTGGGGACCAGACCCTGCACGTGTCCACTGTCCAGATGTGGCTGCTGCTGTATCTCAATGACCTGCAGGTGGCCCGGCCCAGCTAGGCAGCCCTGCTTTCTGCACCTTGTCCCTCACCCCTCTTCCCTAAACCTCAcctccctgtccttcctccctcAACCTCCTCTGTCCCACCGTTTGGGGAGGCCCTGAATATTTCCCTTCTCCTCTAAGGCTGTGTCCGTGGAAAGTCTGCTGGCACTCTCGGGGCTCTCTCCAGACATGCTCAATCAGGCGATCACACCTCTCACATCTTTGAGAGGCCCCCTGGACCTTCGAGAGGAAAACGATGTCCCAGGAGGTATAGACCTGGGTCAGAGGGGCCTCTGCTTTCAGCCTCTTTGTGGGCTCCCTGCTATGACTAGCTTTTATTTCAGGTGTGCTCAAGATTCGAGATGCCAGCGAGGAGCCCAGGCCAAGGAGGGGCAACGTGTGGCTCATCCCACCTCAGGTGTACCTGAAAGCTGAGGATGAAGAGGGCCGGAACTTGGAGAAGAGGCGGAACCTTCTGAACTGCCTCATTGTCCGGATCCTCAAGGCCCACGGGGACAAGGGGCTGCATATCGATCAGCTTGTCTGTCGGGTAGGTGGGGGTGGGTAGCCAACAGGAGGAGGCTTGTCCACCTTTGAAGCACTTGCTTCACCATGGAGCCTATAGATGTCTGAGGGGTGAGGTTGGGCATGCCTGATGGCCTTAGGGCGCACCAGCTGGCAGCTTGTGCCTGGAGTAGGAGCTAGAGGTAGAGGAAGCTGTGTCTCCCGCCTGCTACaccctcctccctgtccttcctAGGTCCTGGATGCTTGGCAGAAGGGCCCATGTCCTCCCAGGGGTTTGGTCAGCAGCCTTGGTAGGGGATCTGCCTGCAACAGTACCGACGTCCTCTCCTGCATCCTGCACCTCCTGGGCAAGGGCACAGTGAGGCGCCATGATGACCAGCCCCAGATGCTGTCCTATGCAGTCCCCATGACTGTGATGGAGCCTCACACCGAGTCCTTGAACCCGGGTTCCTCAGGCCCCAACCCACCCCTCACCTTCCACACCCTGCAGATTCGCTCTCGGGGGGTGCCCTATGCCTCCTGCACAGGTACCCAGAGCTTCTCTACCTTCCGGTAGCCCTGGAAGTGGGATCAGGGCTTTCTCCAGAAATAAAATGCAGGAGTTTGATTACATGGCCTGTGTGGTGACTGCTAAGGATCTGACAGGGGCAGCAGAGACTTTCCTGGCTGAAAGGGGACAGGAGACCTCCAGCTCTGAGGCTGTATCATTCCATGCCAGGAGTCAGGTAGGGTGAAGATGGCAGCCTGGGGGGAATGGTGGAGGGAGTCAGGTGTGACTCAGCACCCTCCTCTTGGGAGAGGGATTAAGTGGACAGGGATGGACCTCCAGCCCGTCTCAGAGAGGATGTGGTCACAAGTGCTTTCAcctggcaggctggagacccaaaTCCCCCTTGCCACTCGCTGGATGGCTTTCTAACTTGGGGAGATTAATTAAGCAGGGCTccattgttttcatttgtggaattggactagagtCACTGTGGGTtctgatgagcactaggtatggGAGCATTTGACATGCCGAGTCCCTCTTTTGGCCATCACACCCTGCAGCGAGTGTAATGCATGGCATCTTCCCCAGGTAGGCTGATGAGGTGAAGGTAAGATAAAGGACCCTTGTGGCTGCTGCAGGCACCCTGGAGCCTGAATGCATGTTCATCTGGAAGCTTTAGGATCTGGGTTAGAAGCAGACCCCGAAGGAACTGCAGCTCCCTTgagcccctccctgctgcctcctcaCTCTGGTCGTGCTGTGAGGAGGATCTCTCAAGGGGTACAGAGCTGCACTCACCAAAGCCAGACCCCCACTAGGAACACGGGTGGACCACTGTTAGGGGGGGATCTGCTCTGTGCTGCTATGATGATCTCCCCTGGCCCCACCCACACTGAGACAGGGCAGATCGGGCTGGGGGGCCCAGGGCCAAGGGTGGAGCTCTGCATCTTGGCAGGGGCCATTAGAGGAGTCAGGAAGGACTGACCCAGGTATCCTGAGCCCAAGGTTCTTGCAGTCAAGAGATGACTAGAAGGCTACTgaagaaa
The Canis aureus isolate CA01 chromosome 7, VMU_Caureus_v.1.0, whole genome shotgun sequence genome window above contains:
- the CUL7 gene encoding cullin-7 isoform X2, which codes for MVGELRYREFRVPLGPGLHAYPDELIRQRVGHDGHPEYQIRWLILRRGDEGEGGSSQVDCKAEHILLWMSNDEIYANCHKMLGEDGQVIGPSQEITGEAGALDKSVLGEMETDVKSLIQRALRQLEECVGTIPPAPLLHTVHVLSAYASIEPLTGVFKDPRVLDLLMHMLSSPDYQIRWSAGRMIQALASHDAGTRTQILLSLSQQEAIEKHLDFDSRCALLALFAQATLSEHPMSFEGIQLPQVPGRLLFSLVKRYLHVTSLLDQLNDSAAEPGAQNNSGPEELSGERDRLELEFSMAMGTLISELVQAMRWDWALSRQRPLARSSCSIFQPQLAEAGPGLPPTRAQPSIRRSRRFRPRSEFASGNTYALYVRETLQAGMRVRMLDDYEEVSAGDEGEFRQSNNGMPPVQVLWESTGRTYWVHWHMLEILGFEEDIEDVVEANEYQGAVVSGALGVALPSWRWKPMTELYAVPYVLPEDEDAEESEHLTQAEWWELLFFIKKLDGPDHQEVLQILQENLDGEILDDEILAELAVPMELAQDLLLALPQRLDDSALRDLLNCRVYRKYGPEALAGHPAYPTLLEAQAQPQESAGKEPPAQYPDTPLWRLLVDCGPPGRTFLDLERALSSEGPQETEIKPFLLQLQRQPQPFLILMQSLATPAANKPLHLTVLRILMQLVDFPEALLLPWHEAMDACMACLRSPDTDREVLQELIFFLHRLASVSRDYAVVLNQLGARDAISKALEKHLGKLELAQELRDMVFKCEKHAHLYRKLTTNILGGCIQMVLGQIEDHRRTHRPINIPFFDVFLRYLCQGSSMEVKEDKCWEKVEVSSNPHRASKLTDRNPKTYWESSGSAGSHYITLHMHQGILIRQLTLLVAGEDSSYMPARVVVFGGDSTNSLNTELNSVNVMPSASRVILLENLTRFWPIIQIRIKRCQQGGIDTRIRGLEVLGPKPTFWPVFREQLCRHTRLFYMVRAQAWSQDIAEDRRSLLHLSSRLNGALRQEQNFADRFLPDDEAAQALGKTCWEALVSPLVQNITSPASPTALETCPALACSSQPPDEDGISPLGWLLDQYLECREAAHNPQSRAAAFSSRVRRLTHLLVHVEPCEAPLPAAAAPRTKSRNRSHDWSSLATRGLPSSIVRNLTRCWQAVVEEQVNNFLTSHWRDDDFVPRYCEHFHNLQKSSSELFGPRAAFLLALQNGCAGGLLKLPFLKAAHVSEQFARHIDQRIQGSRIGGARGMEMLAQLQRCLETVLIFSGLEIATTFEHYYQHYMADRLLGVGSSWLEGAVLEQIGPCFPNRLPQQMLQSLSTSEELQRQFHVYQLQRLDQELLKLEDTEKKIQGGHETSDKEHKGEKAEEAEGAVVTNVVEEEEEEENEDLYYEGAMPEVSVLVLSPRCWPIASICHTLNPRTCLPSYLRGTLNRYSNFYSKSQSYPALEQGLKRRLQWTWLGRAELQFGDQTLHVSTVQMWLLLYLNDLQAVSVESLLALSGLSPDMLNQAITPLTSLRGPLDLREENDVPGGVLKIRDASEEPRPRRGNVWLIPPQVYLKAEDEEGRNLEKRRNLLNCLIVRILKAHGDKGLHIDQLVCRVLDAWQKGPCPPRGLVSSLGRGSACNSTDVLSCILHLLGKGTVRRHDDQPQMLSYAVPMTVMEPHTESLNPGSSGPNPPLTFHTLQIRSRGVPYASCTGTQSFSTFR
- the CUL7 gene encoding cullin-7 isoform X1; protein product: MVGELRYREFRVPLGPGLHAYPDELIRQRVGHDGHPEYQIRWLILRRGDEGEGGSSQVDCKAEHILLWMSNDEIYANCHKMLGEDGQVIGPSQEITGEAGALDKSVLGEMETDVKSLIQRALRQLEECVGTIPPAPLLHTVHVLSAYASIEPLTGVFKDPRVLDLLMHMLSSPDYQIRWSAGRMIQALASHDAGTRTQILLSLSQQEAIEKHLDFDSRCALLALFAQATLSEHPMSFEGIQLPQVPGRLLFSLVKRYLHVTSLLDQLNDSAAEPGAQNNSGPEELSGERDRLELEFSMAMGTLISELVQAMRWDWALSRQRPLARSSCSIFQPQLAEAGPGLPPTRAQPSIRRSRRFRPRSEFASGNTYALYVRETLQAGMRVRMLDDYEEVSAGDEGEFRQSNNGMPPVQVLWESTGRTYWVHWHMLEILGFEEDIEDVVEANEYQGAVVSGALGVALPSWRWKPMTELYAVPYVLPEDEDAEESEHLTQAEWWELLFFIKKLDGPDHQEVLQILQENLDGEILDDEILAELAVPMELAQDLLLALPQRLDDSALRDLLNCRVYRKYGPEALAGHPAYPTLLEAQAQPQESAGAARVEGKEPPAQYPDTPLWRLLVDCGPPGRTFLDLERALSSEGPQETEIKPFLLQLQRQPQPFLILMQSLATPAANKPLHLTVLRILMQLVDFPEALLLPWHEAMDACMACLRSPDTDREVLQELIFFLHRLASVSRDYAVVLNQLGARDAISKALEKHLGKLELAQELRDMVFKCEKHAHLYRKLTTNILGGCIQMVLGQIEDHRRTHRPINIPFFDVFLRYLCQGSSMEVKEDKCWEKVEVSSNPHRASKLTDRNPKTYWESSGSAGSHYITLHMHQGILIRQLTLLVAGEDSSYMPARVVVFGGDSTNSLNTELNSVNVMPSASRVILLENLTRFWPIIQIRIKRCQQGGIDTRIRGLEVLGPKPTFWPVFREQLCRHTRLFYMVRAQAWSQDIAEDRRSLLHLSSRLNGALRQEQNFADRFLPDDEAAQALGKTCWEALVSPLVQNITSPASPTALETCPALACSSQPPDEDGISPLGWLLDQYLECREAAHNPQSRAAAFSSRVRRLTHLLVHVEPCEAPLPAAAAPRTKSRNRSHDWSSLATRGLPSSIVRNLTRCWQAVVEEQVNNFLTSHWRDDDFVPRYCEHFHNLQKSSSELFGPRAAFLLALQNGCAGGLLKLPFLKAAHVSEQFARHIDQRIQGSRIGGARGMEMLAQLQRCLETVLIFSGLEIATTFEHYYQHYMADRLLGVGSSWLEGAVLEQIGPCFPNRLPQQMLQSLSTSEELQRQFHVYQLQRLDQELLKLEDTEKKIQGGHETSDKEHKGEKAEEAEGAVVTNVVEEEEEEENEDLYYEGAMPEVSVLVLSPRCWPIASICHTLNPRTCLPSYLRGTLNRYSNFYSKSQSYPALEQGLKRRLQWTWLGRAELQFGDQTLHVSTVQMWLLLYLNDLQAVSVESLLALSGLSPDMLNQAITPLTSLRGPLDLREENDVPGGVLKIRDASEEPRPRRGNVWLIPPQVYLKAEDEEGRNLEKRRNLLNCLIVRILKAHGDKGLHIDQLVCRVLDAWQKGPCPPRGLVSSLGRGSACNSTDVLSCILHLLGKGTVRRHDDQPQMLSYAVPMTVMEPHTESLNPGSSGPNPPLTFHTLQIRSRGVPYASCTGTQSFSTFR
- the CUL7 gene encoding cullin-7 isoform X3, with the translated sequence MVGELRYREFRVPLGPGLHAYPDELIRQRVGHDGHPEYQIRWLILRRGDEGEGGSSQVDCKAEHILLWMSNDEIYANCHKMLGEDGQVIGPSQEITGEAGALDKSVLGEMETDVKSLIQRALRQLEECVGTIPPAPLLHTVHVLSAYASIEPLTGVFKDPRVLDLLMHMLSSPDYQIRWSAGRMIQALASHDAGTRTQILLSLSQQEAIEKHLDFDSRCALLALFAQATLSEHPMSFEGIQLPQVPGRLLFSLVKRYLHVTSLLDQLNDSAAEPGAQNNSGPEELSGERDRLELEFSMAMGTLISELVQAMRWDWALSRQRPLARSSCSIFQPQLAEAGPGLPPTRAQPSIRRSRRFRPRSEFASGNTYALYVRETLQAGMRVRMLDDYEEVSAGDEGEFRQSNNGMPPVQVLWESTGRTYWVHWHMLEILGFEEDIEDVVEANEYQGAVVSGALGVALPSWRWKPMTELYAVPYVLPEDEDAEESEHLTQAEWWELLFFIKKLDGPDHQEVLQILQENLDGEILDDEILAELAVPMELAQDLLLALPQRLDDSALRDLLNCRVYRKYGPEALAGHPAYPTLLEAQAQPQESAGAARVEGKEPPAQYPDTPLWRLLVDCGPPGRTFLDLERALSSEGPQETEIKPFLLQLQRQPQPFLILMQSLATPAANKPLHLTVLRILMQLVDFPEALLLPWHEAMDACMACLRSPDTDREVLQELIFFLHRLASVSRDYAVVLNQLGARDAISKALEKHLGKLELAQELRDMVFKCEKHAHLYRKLTTNILGGCIQMVLGQIEDHRRTHRPINIPFFDVFLRYLCQGSSMEVKEDKCWEKVEVSSNPHRASKLTDRNPKTYWESSGSAGSHYITLHMHQGILIRQLTLLVAGEDSSYMPARVVVFGGDSTNSLNTELNSVNVMPSASRVILLENLTRFWPIIQIRIKRCQQGGIDTRIRGLEVLGPKPTFWPVFREQLCRHTRLFYMVRAQAWSQDIAEDRRSLLHLSSRLNGALRQEQNFADRFLPDDEAAQALGKTCWEALVSPLVQNITSPDEDGISPLGWLLDQYLECREAAHNPQSRAAAFSSRVRRLTHLLVHVEPCEAPLPAAAAPRTKSRNRSHDWSSLATRGLPSSIVRNLTRCWQAVVEEQVNNFLTSHWRDDDFVPRYCEHFHNLQKSSSELFGPRAAFLLALQNGCAGGLLKLPFLKAAHVSEQFARHIDQRIQGSRIGGARGMEMLAQLQRCLETVLIFSGLEIATTFEHYYQHYMADRLLGVGSSWLEGAVLEQIGPCFPNRLPQQMLQSLSTSEELQRQFHVYQLQRLDQELLKLEDTEKKIQGGHETSDKEHKGEKAEEAEGAVVTNVVEEEEEEENEDLYYEGAMPEVSVLVLSPRCWPIASICHTLNPRTCLPSYLRGTLNRYSNFYSKSQSYPALEQGLKRRLQWTWLGRAELQFGDQTLHVSTVQMWLLLYLNDLQAVSVESLLALSGLSPDMLNQAITPLTSLRGPLDLREENDVPGGVLKIRDASEEPRPRRGNVWLIPPQVYLKAEDEEGRNLEKRRNLLNCLIVRILKAHGDKGLHIDQLVCRVLDAWQKGPCPPRGLVSSLGRGSACNSTDVLSCILHLLGKGTVRRHDDQPQMLSYAVPMTVMEPHTESLNPGSSGPNPPLTFHTLQIRSRGVPYASCTGTQSFSTFR